One segment of Synergistaceae bacterium DNA contains the following:
- a CDS encoding CoA activase yields MIYAGIDIGSTAAKAVILSGDKYAVIARKLMPSGWNSRQTADEILAWLLSQGYSREDLRITATGYGRVSVPYADSTLTEITCHGKGAAFLGGNDLTVIDIGGQDTKVIVLQGGRVIDFVMNDKCSAGTGKFLEVMANRMGLTLPEFFALAEHGQEVKISSMCTVFAESEIVSLMGLGTPRDDIACGAVGSVAAKVSTLVSRKSTSGIYFLTGGFCESPFLVGKLSQTLNAEVRTCPDARFAGAIGAALLGK; encoded by the coding sequence ATGATATATGCGGGAATCGATATAGGGTCAACCGCGGCAAAGGCCGTAATTCTCAGCGGGGACAAATACGCCGTAATCGCCCGAAAATTAATGCCGTCAGGATGGAACAGCAGACAGACAGCAGACGAGATTCTAGCGTGGCTCTTGTCGCAGGGATATTCGCGGGAAGATTTGCGGATTACTGCAACGGGCTACGGGCGAGTCTCAGTCCCCTACGCTGACTCAACTCTCACGGAGATAACATGCCACGGGAAAGGCGCGGCGTTCTTGGGCGGAAATGATTTGACGGTGATAGACATCGGCGGGCAGGACACAAAAGTTATAGTGCTTCAGGGCGGGCGGGTCATCGATTTTGTGATGAATGACAAATGCTCGGCAGGCACCGGGAAATTTCTTGAGGTCATGGCCAACCGTATGGGTTTGACACTGCCGGAATTTTTCGCGCTCGCTGAACATGGCCAGGAGGTCAAAATTTCGAGCATGTGTACCGTTTTCGCCGAGTCCGAAATCGTCAGCCTTATGGGACTTGGGACTCCTCGCGATGATATTGCCTGCGGTGCTGTCGGATCTGTCGCCGCGAAAGTCTCCACACTCGTAAGCCGCAAAAGTACATCGGGAATATATTTCCTGACGGGGGGATTCTGTGAGTCTCCGTTCCTTGTCGGGAAATTGTCGCAAACTCTCAATGCTGAAGTGAGAACATGCCCTGACGCGAGATTTGCAGGCGCGATAGGGGCGGCATTGCTGGGAAAATAA
- the yedF gene encoding sulfurtransferase-like selenium metabolism protein YedF, with amino-acid sequence MTHINAMGKLCPEPVIMTKAEIEKGTRDITVSVDNDIAVSNVTRLLNSKGYTVTLDRIPDSQERRLTATRADSCEVAPEAPRDELLAILVAHDVLGGNDKELGEVLMKAFLGCISKLSRRPAVMAFMNEGVKLVLPESSALGYIQELEKLGTKILVCGTCTTHFGITDKVKAGTISNMFEIMEMITGADNTLIF; translated from the coding sequence ATGACACACATAAACGCAATGGGCAAGTTATGCCCCGAACCCGTCATAATGACAAAGGCCGAAATCGAGAAAGGCACACGGGACATCACCGTATCAGTCGACAACGATATAGCCGTCTCAAACGTAACGCGCCTCCTTAACAGCAAAGGCTACACGGTAACCCTCGACAGAATCCCGGACTCGCAGGAACGCAGGCTCACAGCTACACGCGCAGATTCATGCGAGGTCGCCCCGGAAGCCCCCCGCGATGAGCTTCTCGCGATTCTTGTGGCTCATGACGTTCTCGGAGGAAACGACAAGGAGCTTGGCGAAGTCCTCATGAAGGCGTTTCTCGGCTGTATCTCGAAATTGTCCCGCCGCCCCGCTGTAATGGCGTTCATGAATGAGGGAGTGAAGCTCGTACTGCCGGAGTCGTCAGCATTGGGATACATTCAGGAATTGGAGAAGCTCGGCACAAAGATACTTGTCTGCGGAACATGCACGACTCATTTCGGCATAACCGACAAAGTTAAAGCCGGGACAATCTCCAACATGTTCGAGATTATGGAGATGATTACGGGCGCGGACAATACGCTCATATTCTGA